The genomic segment GGTGAATCGTATAATACCGTGTGCCCATCGAAAGGTGGGCGTCTCAATCCTGGGGGCGATCTGGTATCGACCGGGTATCGGAAGTGTGAGGTGGCGTGTCGTGGTTGGTCGGTTGGCCACGTAAAAAGCCGTCCAAAATTTAACTGCTGAACCGCAGTACTCCCTCGCGGCGTAAGACCCGTGAGCCGTCCCGGCCTCTTCGCCTGAGAGGTGCCGGTTCGGACGCAAGTCAGGCTCGCGCGAACTCGAGGGTCGGGGACACCACCCGGTCCGCCTCGGCGGCCGTTCGTGCTAAAAAAATCTGGCCGATAGTTGTCCCGGAGTCCCGCCCGACGGAACCCGGTCCAACAAACGCGCGGTAGCCCGCAAGGGCGTACCGCGGGAATAGTCGGGCTACACACGTAGATGCCTTCGCGGAAGTGCTTCGGGACCGGGGTTCGATTCCCCGCGCCTCCACTTTTAGGCCACTTGCGATTCGTCGCAAGTGGCCTTTTTCATTGCACTTACAGCATTTCCCACCACCACAGAGCCGTTCTGAAGGCTCGGCCCTGTTCTGAAATCGTTCTGAACCGTGACACGGTTTCAGAGACGGTCACTTCTGCCGCGTGTACCTCCCAGAGATCAGAACGGGCCTCCACTGACGCACCGTTGCGAGCGTCAGACCACCTCCGAGACGTACATGGCGACTCCGAAACCCCTCGGCGACGGCCGATACTTCGTCAACATCGGCTACCTCACGGACGGCTCGCGGACGCAGCCCAAGTTTATGCTCGGCCGAAACGCCGCCCAAGCGATCACGCGAGCCGCGCTCATCGAGCAACTCTGGGAACGCAGCGTGGAAATCGCCCGCGAAGAGCAGGAACCGCTCGTCTGGGACGAGATCGGGCTGGCCATCGCGAAAGAAATCGCGGCGGGCGAAACGACCGTCCTCGTCAAACTCGAAGCGGGCAACGCTCCCGATCTTGCGGTGGGCGTGCTGTCGGGCTGGCAAGAGGTGGTCCCCGGCGTCCGGCTCCGACTCCGCGACGAGGCCGCAGAGGAACGCGGCACCCAACTGCGCCGGCGGGAGGCACAAAAGCACATCGACCTCGGCCGAGAACTTCTCGAAAGCGGCGGCAGCCAGACACTCACCGAAGCGGTCAAGGCTTACGTCGCGTGGATTCGAGCGAACCCCATGTACCTGATCCCAGACAAGACCCGGCTGACGGACTGGGGCAAGGTCAAAATCGACCTGATCGAGTTCTGCACCGACCACATGCCGGATGTGCGGATCACGGACCTGAAGATGAAGAAGATCAGCGAGTTGCTGAACGTCCTCGCCGCACGACCGCCGAAGAAAACCCCGGCCGGCGTACAGACGGAGGTTCCGATCTCGCGGAAATACGCCAGCACGGTCATCAAGGAATTTCGCCAGTTTCTGAACTGGCTCCACGAAGCCGACGAGTTCTTCTGGGAGAAGCCGAAGGACTACGCGGTCAAGCCGATCCGCGTCAGGAAAGACGACGGCCGGGGTGGTCCCGTGCGGGTCGCCACCTACGACAACCCCGAGTTAAAGACCTTGTGGCGATGCGGCACCCCGTGGGAACGCTGCCTGATGGCGCTGGCATTGAACACCGCGTTCGGAATGGCCGAGGTCGCTGGCCTGCGTCGTGACGAGGTAATGCTCAACACCAAGCACCCGCACGCGGACATCCTGAAACTGACGAGTAGCGACAGCGATTCATGGATCATGCGATCCAGAGGGAAGACGAGTGTGTACTCCGAGTGGCGACTGTGGGATGTGACCGTCAAGGCGATTGACTGGCTACTGAAGCACCGGCCGGAATCGAAACAACCGTTCCTCTTCCTGACGAAGAAGGGGACGCCGCTCAAGGTCGCGGGCGAGCGAAACACGCAGATCACCAACGCCTGGACACGGTTGATGAAGCGGGTCCGCCAGGACCACACCGATTTTCGGCACCTGTCCTTCAACAAGATCCGAAAGACGGCGGCGAACTGGGTTCGGTCCAATTTCGGAGACTACGTCGCCGAACTGATGCTCGCTCACGGGCAGCCGTTCGGAGGCGATCTCAACGCCTACACGAACGAGCGCTGGGCCGATCTTCACGCCGCAACAGCGAAGTTGCGCGAGTGGCTGGAACCGGTGTTCGGTAGCGTTGACGATCCATTTCCCGAACACGAAAAGCTAGGAGGTCCGAACATCAGTCGCGGCACCATCGACCGAATCATCGAACTACACCGAGCCGGCGACCGCGTGGCCCTGGTTGCCGAAAAGGTGAACGTTTCCGTCGAGACGGCGCGGCGGTGGATTAAGCGGGATCAGAAACAAGAAGAGGCCAACGGCGGCGGCTCGAACGAGGCGTGACCACGAAGGAGTCGATGACCGCCCGAAGACATCCTTGATGCTGCCTCTGCGTTCGTCCGAAAAGATGTTCCCGTCTCCAAAGAAGCCGTCAATATCGCGAGCGCAGGCGTGATCCGTTTTCGGCGAGGTCGGCTTAATTTCTCGATCTCGCCGATTTCGATTTATCGTTTCAGAGTTTTGCAATTCCACGGACTTTGCACTCGCCAAGACGAGCGTACTCGCCGTCGTTTGCCCCGGTCACGCAGCCCGCCGCCACTCGTACCCGTTTCGCTCGTGCCATTCCACCGCTTGAGCGGTCCTTATCAGCCGGATTTGCGTTTCCCGGTAGCGCGGAACGGCCTGCCGACCACGGTCAAGATTCAGGACCGGGCGTTTGCCAAAGTGCCTGTTGAACGGTGTGTCTACACATTCCCCCCCCGATGGGATGGGTAGTCGGGGACTGGCAATCCGGTCTTTCATGTCCGGGTCGATATCCCAGCGACAGGCACGCCCACGGACCTCCTCGCCCGCGTAGGTGTGTCCGAACCAGAACTCCTCGTCTTGCCAGTCGATGCACCCCTTGTCGGTCAGGGCGTTCCGGGCTGCGGCGAAGACGGCGGGGTTGAACCTGCGGGCCAGTACGCCGTCGTCGTACAGTGCGTCCCACACCCGCCCGATCCGCCGGACGGACACCGAGCCGTCTTTCTTCGTCGGCGCGATCATCCGGCAGACGATGACGGCGGCGAACACGTCGTTGTCGATAACGCGGCGGCAAACCCGCTGGATCGGCAGGCCCAAGGAGGCGACGTGGCGCAGCGCGCGGGGCATAAGTGTCCGGGCCTGGGCGATGCACTCGGGGGTGACGAGTTCGCCACACGAACCGGCATGGTCCCGGTAGTCCGGGGCCGGGGGTGCCGCCGGGACCGCAGACGTGTGTGCCGCCACGGTCTTGGCCACGGCCTGAATGTCATCGTGGGTGAGGGCCGGCGAGCCGAGGAACTCGTCGTACCGGACTTTGACGCCGCGCGGCAGCTTGAAGTGGTCCCCGCCCTTCAGGGTCGTACCGAGGGTCTGGTAGCCCCGCCGTTGGTGATCGACGGTGGCGGGACGCCCTTTCACCTCCACCCCCGTCACGTCCGCCCCGCTGTGCT from the Frigoriglobus tundricola genome contains:
- a CDS encoding tyrosine-type recombinase/integrase, whose translation is MATPKPLGDGRYFVNIGYLTDGSRTQPKFMLGRNAAQAITRAALIEQLWERSVEIAREEQEPLVWDEIGLAIAKEIAAGETTVLVKLEAGNAPDLAVGVLSGWQEVVPGVRLRLRDEAAEERGTQLRRREAQKHIDLGRELLESGGSQTLTEAVKAYVAWIRANPMYLIPDKTRLTDWGKVKIDLIEFCTDHMPDVRITDLKMKKISELLNVLAARPPKKTPAGVQTEVPISRKYASTVIKEFRQFLNWLHEADEFFWEKPKDYAVKPIRVRKDDGRGGPVRVATYDNPELKTLWRCGTPWERCLMALALNTAFGMAEVAGLRRDEVMLNTKHPHADILKLTSSDSDSWIMRSRGKTSVYSEWRLWDVTVKAIDWLLKHRPESKQPFLFLTKKGTPLKVAGERNTQITNAWTRLMKRVRQDHTDFRHLSFNKIRKTAANWVRSNFGDYVAELMLAHGQPFGGDLNAYTNERWADLHAATAKLREWLEPVFGSVDDPFPEHEKLGGPNISRGTIDRIIELHRAGDRVALVAEKVNVSVETARRWIKRDQKQEEANGGGSNEA